A window of Acetomicrobium sp. S15 = DSM 107314 genomic DNA:
AAAGGGGCTCCCCACGATAGTCCTTACTAATCAGTTATCATGTCCAGCTGTCTCCTTTGCTACAGAGGTGCTAATAGCGCCGCCCTGCGGCTCTCACTACTCAGTAGCATCAACCATAACTATTTTAGAAGCTATTGTAGTAGAGCTGGGGCGTAAGGATTACCAGAAAGCGGTGGGAAAACTAAACTATTTAAGAGATTTGCTTGCTAAGTATAAGATTACTACAATATAGCAACTTTCTCCGATCCGACTTTGATACTTCATATGTTTTGATCTCTCAGCATATGGTTAGTTTCTAACCCTTTTCCCCATCAAGATTGTGCTCATTCGTTCAGGTCTCATAGCGACTAGTAAAAATTTTATCTTTAGAGATGGCGGTCATTCGAAGTAAATGCCAAGTTGGTTATTTTTGATCTCAAGGCTTGACATTTCTGGGCATTTATGTAACCTTAGCATATGGGTGAAAATAACTGTTCGCAAATATCGTGATAATGATAGGTTATGTTTCACTCTATGTTTTAGAGGTACCAAGTTGTTTCATTATCATAACAAACAGGAGGGGTTGAAAGTGAGGAGGAGTTTACGAATTGTCGGTGTAATGGCGATTAGTCTTGTTTTCGCGTTTAGCTCATTGACGCAGGCGGTTGAGCGCCTTTCGTTGGCTACTGGAGGGACAGCTGGCACTTACTACCCTATAGGTGCCGGGATAGCTTCAATCATTTCTAAATACGTGGAGGGGGTAGAGGTTACGGCGGAGGCCACGGGAGCCTCGGTGGCCAATCTTAGGATGGCCAAAGATAATAAAGTGGAATTGTTGATGGCTGCCTCTAACACTGCTTGGGGTGCTTTTAGTGGTCATGAGCCTTTTGATAAAGAGCCGGTGAAAAACATACGCGGAATTACAGCTCTTTATCCAGAGGTTTTTCAGTTCGTAGTCCTGAAGGGCTCAGGGCTTACTAAGATAGGCGAGCTTAAGGGCAAGAAAGTAGTAGTAGGAGCCCCTGGCAGCGGCACGGAGAGAACCGCATCTATGATCCTTGAGGCTCATGGATTGACTTACAAAGATATCGAGCCGAGGTTCCTGTCGTTTGGAGACGGCATTACTGCCCTTAAAGACAGGTTGGTAGATTGTGCCGTGATCGGTGCCGGTATTCCCACATCGGCAGTCGTCGATGCCTCTGTGAGTTTGGATATTAATCTTCTTGAAGTT
This region includes:
- a CDS encoding TAXI family TRAP transporter solute-binding subunit, coding for MRRSLRIVGVMAISLVFAFSSLTQAVERLSLATGGTAGTYYPIGAGIASIISKYVEGVEVTAEATGASVANLRMAKDNKVELLMAASNTAWGAFSGHEPFDKEPVKNIRGITALYPEVFQFVVLKGSGLTKIGELKGKKVVVGAPGSGTERTASMILEAHGLTYKDIEPRFLSFGDGITALKDRLVDCAVIGAGIPTSAVVDASVSLDINLLEVDKEPMEKFMEKVSYFRLFTIPAGTYKGVDRDVLTGASPALLIAREDLDEEVVYKITKAIFEHLEDLRGIHAQADNISLEGALQAMSIPLHPGAEKYYKEVGLLK